The genomic DNA ttcttacGGTTTGGTTCATTTTGGTTTATTggattatgaaaaaaatgaaaccgAATAAGTATACATATCTTTGGTTCATTTTTCGAATTTGGTTTTAGTCAGATTCAGGTTAAATTAGACTATAGATTGAGCAAACCTTACCACTAAAATAATTGGTTTCCCATTTACAGGAAAAGTTTGGCGTATTTTTAAAGAACAGAGGTTTAATCTGGTTATTTTTCTTCAGGTTTGGCTCGGGTTTGCTCTGTTCAATATGTACAATTGGTGAAACCGAATTGGTTTATGTTTTACTTGGTTTAGTTTcggattgattttttttttctggcacAATTCTGGTCCAGCGTAAACCTTATCTTCATCTAATTGGTTTACATTTTCCATGTGAGTGTTAAACCGGGGAAAAAACCGAAGTGTTTCGGGTTTAGCTTGTGtcacatatattaaatttttttttgtcccttttCAAAATGTGATTGCATTAGATTCATCAGCAAATTCTTGTGTTGGCCTCTTTCCATTAAAAGATTGACACAGTATTAATTCTTGCATCTTGTAACTTTGGATCAGACACTATCAGCAACCGATCTACGTGATCCGAACATATCAGGTCTGGTTGCATCTAAGCTAAGAGGATTCCATAGCATACACATCCCTGGAGATAGAACTGTTCTCATCTGGGACAGGATGAGGTATAGAAACTGTCATGTTATAAGTTTACCTCAAGTACTAAATGTTTTTATTAGatgaaagtatatatatcaattggAGCATTGAAATGACAGGACTTGGGTTGGACAAGCCAAGAATCTGTGTTCAAATGAACATTCAACAGAGTTTGGTCTAGACAACATTGAAGATGAAATCAACTTGCTGGAACAAGAAGTGAACAATGAACAAGAGATTGGGTTCTGTCACAATGATTTGCAGTGTGGTAACATCATGATTGATGAAGAAACCAATGCCATTACTATCATTGTAAGTCTCTTACTCGTAACCACAACTGTTCTtaaccttttttccttttttcagaATGGGggataaaaagttaaaaacccAATTTTTACTGTACCACTAAGTCGAGGTAAAACAATATCATCACACACATTGATGAACATGAGACTTCTCATTTCTCTGTCTATTATAGTTTATGAGACTTTTGGATTTTGTACAGGATTATGAGTATGCAAGTTATAACCCAATTGCTTACGACATAGCAAATCACTTCTGTGAGATGGTGGCAAATTACCATTCTGACACTCCTCATATCTTGGACTACACTCTATATCCAGGTACAGACAGTAGTTAACTAAAGAGGAGTTTACCATTGAGAGGAGTAGGGTTTAAAATTCATGTTTTGGGAATTgcaggtgaagaagaaaggaggagaTTCATCTGCAACTACCTCACCTCTTCAGATGAAGAGCCAAGAGAGGAAGACATAGAACAACTCTTGGATGAGACTGAGAAGTATACATTGGCAAGCCATCTCTTCTGGGGATTATGGGGAATCATATCTGTAAGCtctcattctttctttcttagtgtagatgaaaacaacaacaaaagcttTAAGCTTATGATTGTGTGCTAATGTGATCTTGTGCAGGGCTATGTGAACAAGATTGAGTTTGATTATATCGAGTATTCAAGGCAAAGATTCAAACAGTATTGGCTTCGAAAGCCCCAGCTTTTATCTTTCTACCCATCCTCATAAGTAATAACTCTCTGTTTACTTTAGTGCTTACTCTTTGCGAATAACGCTATACCAAACCAGTGATGGATCCATAATATAGCTATGCCAAAGCTAGATATATGTACGTTATTCTTGGTTTCTGATACTATGTAACGAATGAGTGAACGTTATAAATACTCAGCACAATAATAATTCCAACGCTACATTTACATGCAATCGCAATTTATTTTCGAGAAAAAACCATGTTGAGGATGGGGATCTAAGAATCAAGAGCTGCCATGGAATGCACGGTATCAATGACTGAGTCTATAAGGTCATGAGACTTGCTTGTACCTGCAAGCTTTAGATGTTTTGGTGCTTCAGCTCTATCGAAATAGAATGCACCAGAGACCAGCTTCTCTTTTGGCTGCAGTGCTAACCAAACAATCGTGTCTGCTCCTTGTTCGCTTGTCCTAAGCTTACCTGCAAACCTGATTCACAAGTTTTATACATTCTTTAGCACAAAAAAGATGTTTTCCTAAGCATAAAAGATGTTTTCTTGAGCAGAATTATCTTACGATTCACTGAAACTTGGCAAACTCTTGGCAACACCAGGTGTCTCAGCCCAGCCAGGGTGCATTGAGTAGAACCCTATGCCTTTGTTCTTATACTTATGAGCCCATTTTTCTGTCAGAGCCACCTAATCGTTTTGATACAAACGAAATCagaaaaccgaaaaaaaaagtttcagactTTGACTAGTAGATGTAGATTCTTATTTTACAGACCTGGATTCTTTTGTTCCGTGCGTATTGTTCCACTCCATCAAACTTTTCACCACTAAACTGCAGAAACATTATATGTAGATCTGATATATTAGTGGTGCAAACAGTTTTGAAGAGGAAGCAAAATTGCACATAATCAACTGTTGAAGATGTTATACTGTCCTGCAGATTGAGTTACCTGAAGATCTGTTGTAAGTGGCGAAGTGTACATTCCACCAGAGGAAACTGTGATGACTTTGGCGTCTGGTGTTGCTTTCTCCAACAGTGGAAGCATCAACTCTGTCACTGTGTATGTCCCAAGTACATTCACCGCGAAACTTAACTCAAATCTGGCATAACAGATGAGCATAGGtattaaataaagattaaatGATATTGAAATGCTCAACAAAGATAACTGAGACCAACCCTTCAGGTGTAGTAGTACGTTTGTTCTCAAGCAAACCAGCATTATTCACCTAAAAAATTGACAATCAGATCCAAAAATGTTCTAGACTGTAGAGTTTTAGTAAAATGTTTTTCTACGAAGTAGGACACGAAAACATACCAGTACATGAACTGGAACATCCTTGGAAGCAAAACTCGAAGCAAAGGactttatttctttaatggAAGACAAGTCACACACCTACGAAAAAAGCTCAAAGGGTGAACCTGAT from Camelina sativa cultivar DH55 chromosome 2, Cs, whole genome shotgun sequence includes the following:
- the LOC104721694 gene encoding probable choline kinase 3 isoform X1, with amino-acid sequence MQFVFPSDQDFSPTITKKTQNFSFSDFKIPQHFFFLRSSATLLMAIGIFGLIPSSSPDELRKILEKLSTKWGDVVEDFESLEVKPMKGAMTNEVFMVSWPRKETKFGSRKLLVRVYGEGVDVFFNRDDEIRTFEFVARQGHGPTLLGRFPGGRVEEFIHARTLSATDLRDPNISGLVASKLRGFHSIHIPGDRTVLIWDRMRTWVGQAKNLCSNEHSTEFGLDNIEDEINLLEQEVNNEQEIGFCHNDLQCGNIMIDEETNAITIIDYEYASYNPIAYDIANHFCEMVANYHSDTPHILDYTLYPGEEERRRFICNYLTSSDEEPREEDIEQLLDETEKYTLASHLFWGLWGIISGYVNKIEFDYIEYSRQRFKQYWLRKPQLLSFYPSS
- the LOC104721694 gene encoding probable choline kinase 3 isoform X2; translated protein: MAIGIFGLIPSSSPDELRKILEKLSTKWGDVVEDFESLEVKPMKGAMTNEVFMVSWPRKETKFGSRKLLVRVYGEGVDVFFNRDDEIRTFEFVARQGHGPTLLGRFPGGRVEEFIHARTLSATDLRDPNISGLVASKLRGFHSIHIPGDRTVLIWDRMRTWVGQAKNLCSNEHSTEFGLDNIEDEINLLEQEVNNEQEIGFCHNDLQCGNIMIDEETNAITIIDYEYASYNPIAYDIANHFCEMVANYHSDTPHILDYTLYPGEEERRRFICNYLTSSDEEPREEDIEQLLDETEKYTLASHLFWGLWGIISGYVNKIEFDYIEYSRQRFKQYWLRKPQLLSFYPSS
- the LOC104721686 gene encoding dehydrogenase/reductase SDR family member 12 → MFLLKTWRSTAFGVFGYMNFTKNGFLEHSKKFKPEDMQIQIEGKNCVVTGANSGIGFAAAEGLASRGATVYMVCRNKERGEEALSKIQNSTGNQNVYLEVCDLSSIKEIKSFASSFASKDVPVHVLVNNAGLLENKRTTTPEGFELSFAVNVLGTYTVTELMLPLLEKATPDAKVITVSSGGMYTSPLTTDLQFSGEKFDGVEQYARNKRIQVALTEKWAHKYKNKGIGFYSMHPGWAETPGVAKSLPSFSESFAGKLRTSEQGADTIVWLALQPKEKLVSGAFYFDRAEAPKHLKLAGTSKSHDLIDSVIDTVHSMAALDS